A portion of the Liberibacter crescens BT-1 genome contains these proteins:
- the rnd gene encoding ribonuclease D has translation MITSTLELELACAELTKSNFVTVDTEFLRDVTFWPQLCLIQIATPKMGIIIDPLDSEINLSAFFNLMLNPSIVKVFHAARQDIEIIFHMSRQIPTPIFDTQVAAMVCGFRESISYDTLVRKLLGQQIDKSSRFTNWHQRPLSSKQLDYALADVTYLCEIYTILKAELEQTKRSEWLKEEMSILENPQTYNLPPEEIWKRIKNRLKKPQELAVLKYITTWREHEARSQNVPRNRIIKDETLIEIAQQQPRTSKDIEKLRSIHGSWKHSDQSKKIIEAVNTALALPINEMPQPSYKTPYSEESTAATELLKVLLKLTCEKNKVAPKLIANGNDLEKIATEGDKANVIALSGWRREIFGEKALKMISGHLALGFLNNRIEEIKI, from the coding sequence ATAATTACCTCAACTCTTGAGCTAGAATTAGCCTGTGCTGAACTCACAAAATCGAATTTTGTAACGGTAGACACAGAATTTTTACGAGATGTTACTTTTTGGCCACAGTTGTGCTTAATACAAATAGCCACGCCAAAGATGGGAATTATTATAGACCCACTAGATTCTGAAATCAATTTAAGCGCTTTTTTTAATTTGATGCTTAACCCTTCCATCGTAAAAGTTTTCCACGCTGCACGACAAGATATTGAAATTATCTTTCATATGAGTCGTCAGATTCCTACACCCATTTTTGATACTCAAGTTGCTGCTATGGTTTGCGGCTTTAGAGAATCAATATCGTACGATACTCTTGTGAGAAAGCTTCTCGGCCAACAGATTGACAAATCATCCCGATTTACTAACTGGCACCAAAGACCATTATCTTCTAAACAGCTCGATTATGCATTAGCAGATGTAACTTATCTCTGTGAGATTTATACCATCCTCAAAGCTGAATTAGAACAAACCAAACGAAGTGAATGGTTAAAAGAAGAAATGTCTATCTTAGAAAATCCTCAAACTTACAATCTCCCTCCTGAAGAAATATGGAAACGCATTAAAAATCGTCTAAAAAAACCACAAGAATTAGCTGTTTTAAAATATATCACAACTTGGCGCGAACATGAAGCACGATCACAAAACGTACCTCGAAATAGAATTATCAAAGATGAAACCCTTATTGAAATTGCACAACAACAACCAAGAACGTCTAAAGATATAGAAAAATTGCGATCTATTCATGGTAGTTGGAAACACTCTGATCAAAGCAAAAAAATTATAGAAGCAGTCAACACTGCACTTGCACTTCCTATAAATGAAATGCCTCAACCATCATATAAAACACCTTATTCTGAAGAATCAACAGCAGCTACTGAACTTTTAAAAGTACTCTTAAAACTTACCTGTGAAAAAAACAAAGTTGCACCAAAATTAATTGCCAATGGGAATGATCTTGAAAAGATTGCTACAGAAGGAGATAAAGCTAATGTTATAGCTTTATCTGGTTGGCGACGTGAAATCTTTGGTGAGAAAGCATTAAAAATGATATCAGGCCACTTGGCCTTAGGGTTTTTAAACAACAGAATTGAAGAAATAAAAATATAA
- the carA gene encoding glutamine-hydrolyzing carbamoyl-phosphate synthase small subunit has translation MTITAPWTVKKPTAILVLEDGSVIEGKGFGAIGSVQAEVCFNTALTGYEEILTDPSYVDQIVTFTCPHIGNVGVNNEDCETLFSGSFKGPVGLIIKADITEPSNYRSVSHLDIWLKEHGIIGLSGVDTRALTIWIRKKGVPNAVIAHHPSGDFDIGALRERAKIWCGLKGCDLAKVVTSEQNIKWLERSWQWNKKYSLLCENDVKCHVVCIDYGVKRNILRVLANLGCKVSVVTAKSSFEEIMALTPDGVVLSNGPGDPSAMIDYALPVIRKLIDTGLPIFGICLGHQLLGLALGAVAKKMHQGHHGANHPVKNCITGKVEIVSMNHGFTIDSSTFPKGVEETHISLFDGSNCGLRLVDKPVFSVQYHPEASPGPQDSYYLFSLFMENILEKKQKS, from the coding sequence ATGACTATAACAGCTCCTTGGACAGTTAAAAAACCTACTGCGATTTTAGTCCTTGAGGATGGAAGTGTAATTGAAGGTAAAGGATTTGGAGCCATAGGGTCCGTGCAGGCTGAGGTTTGTTTTAATACAGCTTTGACGGGATACGAGGAGATTTTGACGGATCCTTCTTATGTAGATCAGATAGTAACCTTTACTTGTCCACATATCGGTAATGTCGGAGTTAATAATGAAGACTGCGAAACCCTATTTTCTGGTAGTTTTAAAGGTCCTGTCGGTCTTATTATTAAGGCAGATATTACAGAACCTTCTAATTATCGTTCGGTTTCCCATCTCGATATTTGGTTAAAAGAACATGGTATTATTGGCTTATCAGGTGTAGATACAAGGGCACTTACTATTTGGATACGTAAAAAAGGAGTACCGAATGCTGTTATTGCTCATCATCCATCAGGAGATTTCGATATTGGCGCTCTTAGAGAGCGAGCAAAAATTTGGTGTGGTTTGAAAGGTTGTGATTTAGCAAAGGTTGTAACTTCAGAACAGAATATAAAATGGCTGGAACGTTCTTGGCAATGGAATAAAAAATATTCATTGTTATGTGAAAATGATGTTAAATGTCATGTTGTTTGCATTGATTATGGTGTTAAGCGTAATATATTGCGAGTATTGGCTAATTTAGGTTGCAAAGTTTCAGTTGTTACTGCAAAATCGTCCTTTGAAGAAATTATGGCACTTACTCCTGATGGGGTTGTATTATCAAATGGTCCTGGTGATCCTTCTGCTATGATTGATTATGCTCTTCCTGTTATTCGTAAGCTTATTGATACAGGTTTGCCAATTTTTGGTATTTGTTTAGGGCATCAACTCTTAGGATTAGCGCTTGGAGCTGTGGCTAAGAAGATGCATCAAGGACATCATGGTGCTAATCATCCTGTTAAAAATTGTATAACAGGAAAAGTAGAGATTGTATCTATGAATCATGGCTTCACAATAGATTCAAGCACTTTTCCTAAAGGGGTTGAAGAAACTCATATTTCACTTTTTGATGGAAGCAATTGCGGTTTGCGTCTTGTTGATAAGCCGGTTTTTTCGGTGCAATATCACCCAGAAGCTTCTCCTGGTCCTCAAGATAGCTATTATCTTTTTAGTCTTTTTATGGAAAATATTTTAGAAAAAAAGCAAAAATCATGA
- a CDS encoding tetratricopeptide repeat protein gives MVIKEGTNIRELQNQMSIGRIRFLSHKYVLIIVSLLMLFLLMIASWFGYTYWEQNKNDKIGDALIEAIKLSNENKLEKALAAFKDISSKNNKSYDMMSRMYTASTLARMGRIQDSIEKFSEVFNDISFPNVIRDIARLHSSWLFISIEKYPQAIAVLKNLDTPNNPLRYSAREALGLAALKTGDIKTAKETLQKIIKDKNPPSGVVSHAQMMLSNIQASGK, from the coding sequence ATGGTAATTAAGGAGGGAACTAATATTAGAGAACTTCAAAATCAAATGTCTATTGGAAGGATACGATTTTTATCGCATAAATATGTTCTTATAATTGTTAGTTTATTAATGTTATTTCTTCTTATGATAGCAAGTTGGTTTGGGTATACATATTGGGAACAAAATAAGAATGATAAAATAGGAGATGCTCTTATAGAAGCAATAAAACTTTCTAATGAAAATAAGTTAGAAAAAGCCCTTGCTGCTTTTAAAGATATATCTTCCAAGAATAACAAATCTTATGACATGATGTCACGTATGTACACTGCATCCACATTAGCTCGTATGGGAAGAATACAAGATAGTATAGAAAAGTTTTCTGAAGTTTTTAATGATATCTCTTTTCCTAATGTTATTCGTGATATCGCAAGGCTACATTCTTCTTGGCTTTTCATCAGTATTGAAAAATATCCACAGGCAATAGCAGTTTTAAAGAATCTAGATACTCCTAATAACCCATTACGTTATTCTGCAAGGGAAGCACTAGGTCTTGCAGCTCTCAAAACCGGAGATATTAAAACTGCAAAAGAAACCCTCCAAAAAATTATAAAAGATAAGAATCCTCCTTCCGGAGTCGTGAGTCATGCTCAAATGATGCTCAGTAATATTCAAGCTTCTGGTAAATAA
- a CDS encoding multicopper oxidase family protein, whose protein sequence is MYINRRKFIIGSTAAAIYGYLGKKKVQSSPLDYEPLKLETRIISALLTEKNHTQGIMVYGNNNIPPVIKMQRGKKFHARLYNGIGEPTTIHWHGLRIPNNMDGVPFLTQSYVYPNDVFDYTFIPPDGGTFWCHPHGNALTQMDRGLTAVVVVEDPKDPKFDEEIILNIRDWHLDKNAQFIEFNANKSNEYSSLEAIQLTNWKKEPQYDIPTNGFTRVRIVSTDTKRIIRLKLKGAQAKVIALDGYPIKEDFVLEHLMIAPGQRIDLAMLIPNEGDIAQLWDIGGKKPSKISSFRAIGSSLKRHLNDLGPLTPNQLPEPDLSSLKEISFTLASIEEKNLQNNNIGNSSRNSFWGRNENPWGNDLSPLAEMKIGKTYVLNIDNPTPQAHPLHLHGLLLKPIYSSIQQVKPYFSDTYLILPDEKVRLAVVADKLGDWVFHCDIIEQQKSGMSSYIRVA, encoded by the coding sequence ATGTATATAAATCGACGTAAATTTATAATAGGCAGCACAGCCGCTGCAATATATGGATACCTAGGAAAGAAAAAAGTACAATCCTCTCCTCTTGATTATGAGCCTCTAAAGTTAGAAACACGTATTATTAGCGCTTTACTGACAGAAAAAAATCACACTCAAGGTATTATGGTGTATGGTAATAATAACATACCACCAGTCATAAAAATGCAGCGCGGAAAAAAATTCCATGCACGTTTATATAATGGTATTGGAGAACCAACAACCATTCATTGGCATGGATTACGTATTCCTAACAACATGGATGGTGTACCGTTCTTAACGCAGTCTTATGTGTATCCTAACGATGTATTTGATTACACTTTTATCCCTCCTGATGGAGGAACATTCTGGTGCCATCCACATGGTAATGCACTAACACAAATGGATCGGGGATTAACAGCTGTTGTAGTTGTAGAAGATCCTAAAGATCCTAAATTTGATGAAGAAATCATCCTCAATATTCGTGACTGGCATCTTGATAAAAATGCGCAATTCATAGAATTTAATGCCAACAAATCTAATGAATATAGCTCTTTAGAAGCCATACAATTAACAAATTGGAAAAAAGAACCGCAATATGATATACCAACCAATGGCTTTACAAGGGTTAGAATTGTTTCTACTGATACAAAACGTATAATAAGATTAAAGCTAAAAGGGGCTCAAGCAAAAGTAATCGCATTAGACGGTTATCCTATAAAAGAGGATTTTGTGCTCGAACATCTAATGATTGCTCCTGGGCAAAGGATAGATCTCGCAATGCTTATACCTAATGAAGGGGATATAGCTCAACTATGGGATATAGGAGGGAAAAAACCCTCAAAAATTTCGTCCTTTCGTGCTATAGGCTCATCTCTAAAAAGACACTTAAATGACCTCGGCCCTCTAACTCCTAACCAACTTCCTGAGCCTGATCTATCTTCTTTAAAAGAAATATCTTTTACACTTGCTTCTATAGAAGAAAAAAATCTACAAAATAATAACATAGGTAATTCATCAAGGAACTCTTTCTGGGGAAGAAACGAGAACCCTTGGGGGAACGATTTAAGTCCTCTTGCTGAAATGAAAATAGGAAAGACCTACGTACTGAATATTGACAACCCTACACCCCAAGCCCATCCTTTGCATTTACATGGTTTATTGCTCAAACCAATCTATTCTTCTATTCAACAAGTAAAACCATATTTTTCTGATACATATCTAATACTTCCGGATGAAAAGGTTCGTCTCGCAGTTGTAGCTGATAAGTTAGGAGATTGGGTATTTCATTGCGATATTATTGAACAGCAGAAATCTGGAATGAGTAGCTATATCCGCGTAGCTTAA